A genomic window from Arthrobacter globiformis includes:
- a CDS encoding DUF4863 family protein translates to MNALQELIDRSIPFLDEVKNRTAGGELETWLNENYGPGTPLFEDLSRMITEGVRDGWAANIEVDGPNYRRSRLADPSDVLNYFSITAVYMNSVEPYRGDYHQHPYGELNLVVPLDPEAKLAGPNGWSGPGWTAPGPGSHHYPEVKGGALIALFFLPAGRISYDITPSY, encoded by the coding sequence ATGAACGCACTTCAGGAGCTCATCGACCGGAGCATCCCTTTCCTTGACGAAGTCAAGAACCGCACTGCCGGCGGTGAACTCGAAACCTGGCTGAACGAAAACTATGGTCCCGGCACCCCCTTGTTTGAGGATCTTTCCCGGATGATTACTGAGGGTGTCCGCGACGGCTGGGCGGCCAACATCGAAGTTGATGGTCCGAACTACAGGCGGAGCCGGCTCGCTGATCCCAGCGATGTGCTCAACTACTTCAGCATCACGGCGGTGTACATGAACAGTGTGGAGCCCTACCGCGGCGATTACCACCAGCACCCTTACGGGGAGCTGAACCTCGTGGTGCCCCTCGATCCCGAAGCCAAGCTCGCCGGACCCAACGGCTGGTCAGGACCGGGATGGACAGCTCCAGGGCCCGGCAGCCACCACTATCCGGAAGTTAAGGGCGGAGCGCTGATCGCACTCTTCTTCCTGCCCGCCGGCCGCATCTCCTACGACATCACGCCCAGCTACTAA
- a CDS encoding TetR/AcrR family transcriptional regulator — protein MATKPADRTPDESAETEVSKGGRPRDPAVDEVIIKATRRRLVLDGYSKMTLGDVAADAGVTRPTLYRRWPGKFELVVDALDYGFREQRNTYPNLNLDELPPLEALTEAVRRLDPTYFNPDAMILMGNFMGETNRTPGLMSILTEHAVEPRVNLLERTLASLQDRGAVKQGIDKSTIASMCFGSYFAAFLRADTDRAGLAEKVVQVIWPAIAANPD, from the coding sequence GTGGCCACGAAGCCAGCGGACCGGACCCCGGATGAAAGTGCCGAGACTGAGGTTTCCAAAGGCGGCAGGCCCAGAGATCCTGCCGTTGACGAGGTCATTATCAAGGCGACCCGCCGTCGGCTTGTTCTCGACGGATACTCCAAGATGACCCTTGGCGACGTTGCGGCAGATGCCGGCGTGACCCGCCCCACCTTGTACAGGCGGTGGCCTGGGAAGTTCGAACTGGTGGTCGATGCCTTGGACTACGGCTTTCGCGAGCAACGGAACACTTACCCGAACCTGAATCTGGATGAACTTCCGCCCCTGGAGGCCTTGACTGAGGCTGTTCGCCGGCTGGATCCCACCTATTTCAATCCCGATGCGATGATCCTCATGGGAAACTTCATGGGCGAGACCAATCGCACCCCCGGGCTGATGTCAATTCTCACCGAGCACGCCGTTGAACCGCGGGTGAACCTCCTGGAGCGCACGCTGGCCAGCCTTCAGGATCGGGGAGCGGTCAAGCAGGGAATTGACAAAAGCACCATTGCCTCAATGTGCTTCGGCAGCTATTTTGCCGCGTTCCTGCGCGCGGATACGGATAGGGCCGGCCTGGCCGAGAAGGTCGTGCAGGTCATTTGGCCAGCCATCGCTGCCAACCCCGACTAG
- a CDS encoding nitroreductase: MSVEEALLSRRSVRAFLPRPVSRSTVERILELASRSASNSNGQPWQVHILSGTAKDRLTAALLQAHDAGERVQRCEFDYQPRPDEWVEPFQSRRSDFGQGLYGETLGIDFTDLAARDAHHRRNYEFFGAPIGIFLTVSRHQLDSALIDAGLFLQATMLAARASGLDTCPQASFLDYYPVIRSHLEIPDDHRIICGLSLGYADTSHRLHSFTTPRQRVTDFATFYEDRAEGTMTTGGLTSGTASSPQWPDHEICAGGQTRIAHAAWAGWMQDSPEHSVGEPGSSV, encoded by the coding sequence ATGAGTGTCGAGGAAGCCCTGCTTAGCAGGCGCAGCGTACGTGCTTTCTTGCCGAGGCCGGTTTCCAGAAGCACCGTTGAGAGGATCTTGGAGCTTGCCTCCCGCTCAGCCAGCAATTCGAATGGGCAACCGTGGCAGGTCCACATTCTTTCCGGTACCGCAAAGGATCGCCTAACAGCAGCTCTCCTGCAGGCCCATGACGCCGGAGAACGCGTCCAGAGGTGCGAGTTCGACTATCAGCCACGCCCGGACGAATGGGTGGAACCCTTCCAGTCCCGGCGGAGCGATTTCGGCCAGGGCCTCTACGGCGAAACGCTGGGGATAGACTTCACGGACCTTGCTGCCAGGGACGCCCATCACCGACGCAACTATGAGTTCTTCGGAGCTCCAATCGGCATCTTCCTCACGGTCAGCCGTCACCAGTTGGACAGTGCGCTCATCGACGCCGGTTTGTTCCTGCAGGCTACGATGCTTGCTGCGCGTGCGTCAGGACTCGACACCTGCCCCCAAGCCTCGTTCCTGGATTACTACCCGGTCATTAGAAGCCACCTGGAAATCCCAGACGATCACAGGATCATCTGCGGACTGTCCCTGGGATATGCGGACACATCACACCGGTTGCACAGTTTCACCACCCCGCGGCAACGCGTGACGGACTTTGCAACCTTTTACGAAGACAGGGCTGAGGGCACAATGACAACGGGCGGCCTTACCTCAGGCACAGCGTCATCTCCGCAATGGCCGGATCACGAGATCTGTGCTGGCGGCCAAACCCGCATTGCTCACGCGGCTTGGGCCGGCTGGATGCAGGACTCCCCGGAGCATTCCGTTGGAGAACCCGGCAGCTCAGTCTGA
- a CDS encoding MFS transporter, giving the protein MNVPPLHPQLQNEEVRLTDVIDNRPLGRFHYLILFLSGAVMFLDGFDTQSISFAAPVIAKEWGLPVVALGPILSAAIVGLMIGYLVLSPLANRVGNRRVVIVCTAMFGSLTLASALAMEPNHLIALRFLTGAGLGAVIPSVVSLTSEFAPKRRRSSFVMFIYCWLALGFVAAGISSGFIIPLLGWRMMFVIGGLVPLVLLGFLIRYLPESPRFLLREVDGQARVRAILQRLQPDLPAAANIVNDGENHASKRAKTQVAELFRRKWLISTILLWLAFVANLAAFYSIQSWLPTIVGSLGRAPEIVIAATVLTTIGGIVAAAAIGPAMDRISPFGTLGTVYLLGAVFVVALGAVLGAGTEMLLVTAFFTGACVTGGQMSVIALATVLYPPHMRSAGVGWALGMGRLGGIAGPLLVGVALGGGIAPQQVFLVMAGALVVAGVSVLILGRMHR; this is encoded by the coding sequence GTGAATGTCCCGCCCCTGCATCCTCAGCTACAGAACGAAGAAGTTCGCCTGACGGACGTAATCGACAACAGACCCCTCGGCCGCTTCCACTACCTCATTCTCTTCTTGTCCGGTGCCGTCATGTTCCTGGACGGCTTTGATACCCAGTCGATTAGTTTTGCCGCTCCGGTAATCGCAAAGGAGTGGGGCCTGCCGGTCGTTGCATTGGGACCCATTCTTTCTGCCGCAATCGTCGGTCTCATGATTGGGTATCTTGTGCTCTCGCCTTTGGCGAACAGGGTTGGCAACCGACGGGTTGTCATCGTGTGCACTGCCATGTTCGGCTCGCTTACGTTAGCGTCGGCCCTGGCAATGGAGCCGAACCATCTCATTGCCTTAAGGTTCCTGACCGGTGCCGGCCTTGGGGCAGTGATCCCGAGCGTTGTGTCCCTGACCAGTGAGTTCGCCCCTAAGCGGCGGCGTTCGAGCTTCGTGATGTTCATCTACTGTTGGCTTGCTTTAGGATTTGTGGCTGCCGGCATCTCATCAGGTTTCATCATTCCGCTGCTGGGGTGGCGCATGATGTTCGTTATCGGGGGCCTGGTGCCGCTTGTTCTGCTTGGGTTCCTCATCCGGTACCTTCCGGAGTCGCCGCGCTTCCTCTTGAGGGAAGTGGACGGGCAAGCGAGGGTTCGCGCGATCCTGCAGCGGCTTCAGCCGGATCTTCCGGCGGCAGCGAATATCGTCAACGACGGCGAAAACCATGCATCGAAAAGGGCCAAGACGCAGGTTGCCGAGCTCTTTCGCCGCAAGTGGCTAATCAGCACAATCCTGCTGTGGCTGGCCTTCGTAGCAAATCTTGCCGCATTCTATTCAATTCAAAGCTGGCTGCCCACCATCGTGGGCTCCCTCGGCCGGGCTCCGGAAATCGTCATCGCCGCGACCGTGCTGACGACCATAGGGGGAATCGTCGCGGCCGCAGCCATTGGCCCCGCAATGGACCGCATCAGCCCCTTCGGCACACTCGGAACCGTGTACCTTCTCGGTGCCGTGTTTGTTGTGGCGCTAGGTGCCGTTCTGGGCGCGGGAACCGAAATGCTGCTCGTGACGGCGTTCTTCACAGGAGCCTGCGTCACGGGTGGGCAAATGAGCGTGATAGCGCTCGCTACTGTTCTCTACCCGCCCCACATGCGATCGGCAGGAGTCGGATGGGCCTTGGGCATGGGACGCCTGGGTGGAATTGCTGGCCCGCTGCTGGTGGGTGTTGCCCTCGGCGGTGGAATCGCCCCTCAGCAGGTTTTCCTGGTGATGGCGGGGGCCCTGGTGGTCGCAGGAGTCAGTGTCCTGATTCTGGGGCGCATGCACCGCTAA